A single Scleropages formosus chromosome 4, fSclFor1.1, whole genome shotgun sequence DNA region contains:
- the shpk gene encoding sedoheptulokinase isoform X2 — MAYSSAPSSASASAQYILGVDMGTSSVKVVLLETYSKTVTDSCSLPTHADISGRHTLAMEQDPLKIIDALNQCVASLPRDKLKKVIRIGVCGQMHGVMFWKAKTACCWDTKDGSCLFWPKDVSQLVTWQDGRCSSDFLSSLPQPNSHLSVATGFGCATIFWYLTYRPEFLTKFTAAGTIHDYVVAMLCGSEKCLMSTQNAASWGYFCTHTSQWNMDILKDSGFPVHLLPEPVPSGCRAGFTSTEWHGIPAKTAVAAALGDLQCAVYSCMTDRTDAVLNISTSAQLSFAMPTDFVPPAEPDPLLPVSYFPYFDGYLAVAASLNGGNVMATFVEMLIAWMKELGVDMDDSTVYVQLIEAALNQASSDLEVRPTILGERHNTSSLGLVSNITGSNISLGHVTRAVCRGIIQNIITMLPPQSLLETGVKRIMGSGSVLARNKVLRQEAERAFPLPINYGKDVDSAVGVAMVFSDRM, encoded by the exons ATGGCGTACTCTTCAGCACCTTCATCAGCATCAGCTAGTGCTCAGTACATCCTGGGGGTGGACATGGGCACATCCTCAGTCAAAGTGGTGCTACTGGAGACATACTCAAagactgtgactgacagctgctcTCTGCCTACGCATGCTGACATCAGCGGCAGACATACACTT GCCATGGAGCAGGACCCTCTAAAAATTATAGATGCTTTAAATCAGTGCGTTGCTTCGTTACCTAGAGACAAACTCAAAAAAGTCATCAGAATTGGGGTGTGTGGACAAATGCATGGAGTCATGTTTTGGAAAGCAAAAACAG CCTGTTGTTGGGATACCAAGGATGGTAGCTGCCTGTTCTGGCCCAAGGACGTGAGTCAGCTGGTTACCTGGCAAGATGGCCGATGCAGCAGCGACTTCTTGTCCTCGCTTCCACAGCCCAACTCTCACCTTAGCGTTGCCACTGGCTTCGGCTGTGCCACCATCTTTTGGTATCTTACATACAG GCCTGAGTTTTTGACTAAGTTCACTGCAGCAGGAACCATCCATGATTATGTGGTAGCTATGCTGTGTGGTTCAGAAAAATGCTTAATGTCCACCCAGAATGCAGCTAGTTGGGGATACTTCTGTACTCACACCAGTCAGTGGAACATGGACAT CTTAAAAGACTCTGGCTTCCCTGTGCATCTGCTCCCGGAACCTGTGCCATCTGGCTGCCGCGCAGGCTTCACCAGCACCGAATGGCATGGGATCCCTGCAAAGACTGCTGTGGCAGCAGCTCTGGGAGACTTGCAGTGTGCTGTTTATTCCTGCATGACAGACAGGACAGATGCAG TTCTGAACATCAGTACTTCTGCCCAACTTAGCTTTGCGATGCCAACAGACTTTGTCCCTCCTGCTGAACCTGACCCGCTCTTGCCAGTGTCCTACTTCCCATACTTTGATGGTTACCTAGCAGTTGCAGCTTCTCTTAATGGAGGCAATGTAATGGCTACCTTTGTGGAAATGCTGATTGCATGGATGAAAGAACTAg GTGTAGACATGGATGATTCTACTGTTTACGTGCAGTTGATTGAAGCGGCTTTAAATCAGGCCAGCAGTGACCTGGAAGTGAGGCCTACCATTCTTGGTGAAAGACACAACACCAGCAGCTTGGGGCTGGTGTCCAACATCACAGGGTCCAACATCTCCTTGGGCCACGTGACCAGGGCAGTTTGTCGGGGTATCATACAGAATATAATCACTATGCTGCCCCCCCAATCCCTGCTAGAGACAGGGGTGAAGAGGATCATGGGAAGTGGGAGTGTTCTGGCTCGCAACAAGGTTCTCAGACAGGAAGCAGAAAGAGCTTTCCCA
- the shpk gene encoding sedoheptulokinase isoform X1, which yields MQRNNRKDRTATVSREHQVKVMAYSSAPSSASASAQYILGVDMGTSSVKVVLLETYSKTVTDSCSLPTHADISGRHTLAMEQDPLKIIDALNQCVASLPRDKLKKVIRIGVCGQMHGVMFWKAKTACCWDTKDGSCLFWPKDVSQLVTWQDGRCSSDFLSSLPQPNSHLSVATGFGCATIFWYLTYRPEFLTKFTAAGTIHDYVVAMLCGSEKCLMSTQNAASWGYFCTHTSQWNMDILKDSGFPVHLLPEPVPSGCRAGFTSTEWHGIPAKTAVAAALGDLQCAVYSCMTDRTDAVLNISTSAQLSFAMPTDFVPPAEPDPLLPVSYFPYFDGYLAVAASLNGGNVMATFVEMLIAWMKELGVDMDDSTVYVQLIEAALNQASSDLEVRPTILGERHNTSSLGLVSNITGSNISLGHVTRAVCRGIIQNIITMLPPQSLLETGVKRIMGSGSVLARNKVLRQEAERAFPLPINYGKDVDSAVGVAMVFSDRM from the exons GTCATGGCGTACTCTTCAGCACCTTCATCAGCATCAGCTAGTGCTCAGTACATCCTGGGGGTGGACATGGGCACATCCTCAGTCAAAGTGGTGCTACTGGAGACATACTCAAagactgtgactgacagctgctcTCTGCCTACGCATGCTGACATCAGCGGCAGACATACACTT GCCATGGAGCAGGACCCTCTAAAAATTATAGATGCTTTAAATCAGTGCGTTGCTTCGTTACCTAGAGACAAACTCAAAAAAGTCATCAGAATTGGGGTGTGTGGACAAATGCATGGAGTCATGTTTTGGAAAGCAAAAACAG CCTGTTGTTGGGATACCAAGGATGGTAGCTGCCTGTTCTGGCCCAAGGACGTGAGTCAGCTGGTTACCTGGCAAGATGGCCGATGCAGCAGCGACTTCTTGTCCTCGCTTCCACAGCCCAACTCTCACCTTAGCGTTGCCACTGGCTTCGGCTGTGCCACCATCTTTTGGTATCTTACATACAG GCCTGAGTTTTTGACTAAGTTCACTGCAGCAGGAACCATCCATGATTATGTGGTAGCTATGCTGTGTGGTTCAGAAAAATGCTTAATGTCCACCCAGAATGCAGCTAGTTGGGGATACTTCTGTACTCACACCAGTCAGTGGAACATGGACAT CTTAAAAGACTCTGGCTTCCCTGTGCATCTGCTCCCGGAACCTGTGCCATCTGGCTGCCGCGCAGGCTTCACCAGCACCGAATGGCATGGGATCCCTGCAAAGACTGCTGTGGCAGCAGCTCTGGGAGACTTGCAGTGTGCTGTTTATTCCTGCATGACAGACAGGACAGATGCAG TTCTGAACATCAGTACTTCTGCCCAACTTAGCTTTGCGATGCCAACAGACTTTGTCCCTCCTGCTGAACCTGACCCGCTCTTGCCAGTGTCCTACTTCCCATACTTTGATGGTTACCTAGCAGTTGCAGCTTCTCTTAATGGAGGCAATGTAATGGCTACCTTTGTGGAAATGCTGATTGCATGGATGAAAGAACTAg GTGTAGACATGGATGATTCTACTGTTTACGTGCAGTTGATTGAAGCGGCTTTAAATCAGGCCAGCAGTGACCTGGAAGTGAGGCCTACCATTCTTGGTGAAAGACACAACACCAGCAGCTTGGGGCTGGTGTCCAACATCACAGGGTCCAACATCTCCTTGGGCCACGTGACCAGGGCAGTTTGTCGGGGTATCATACAGAATATAATCACTATGCTGCCCCCCCAATCCCTGCTAGAGACAGGGGTGAAGAGGATCATGGGAAGTGGGAGTGTTCTGGCTCGCAACAAGGTTCTCAGACAGGAAGCAGAAAGAGCTTTCCCA